Proteins found in one Tamandua tetradactyla isolate mTamTet1 chromosome 1, mTamTet1.pri, whole genome shotgun sequence genomic segment:
- the FAM110A gene encoding protein FAM110A has product MPVDTLTPGARDTPALPFRLRTKVPGYLLRRPADGGARKLSAVERLEADKAKYVKSLHVATTRQEPVQPLLSKQPLFSPGTRRTVLTPSRRVLPRPGRRPQLDLDILSSLIDLCDSPVASAEVSRTPGRAEGARQGPPATPPRPPPSTSAVRRVDVRPLPASPASPAQPCPSPGTVATSSPARPLGLQRSKSDLSERFSRAAADLERFFNFCGLDPEEARGLGVAHLARASSDIVSLAGPSAGPGSSEEGCSRRSSVTAEERARERVPYGVSVVERNARVIKWLYGLRQARETPAAEG; this is encoded by the coding sequence ATGCCTGTGGACACGCTGACCCCCGGAGCCCGTGACACCCCAGCCCTGCCTTTCCGCCTGCGGACTAAGGTCCCCGGCTACTTGCTGCGGCGGCCAGCAGACGGGGGAGCCCGGAAACTTAGTGCTGTGGAGCGCCTGGAAGCCGACAAGGCCAAGTATGTCAAGAGCTTGCACGTGGCCACCACCCGGCAGGAACCTGTGCAGCCCCTCCTGTCCAAACAGCCACTCTTCAGCCCTGGGACTCGCCGCACAGTGCTCACGCCCAGCCGACGTGTTCTGCCCCGACCTGGCCGCCGGCCCCAGCTGGACCTGGATATCCTTAGCAGCCTTATCGACTTGTGCGATAGTCCGGTGGCCTCTGCTGAGGTCAGCCGGACCCCAGGGCGGGCAGAGGGAGCCCGCCAGGGCCCTCCGGCCACGCCTCCACGCCCACCACCCAGCACTTCTGCCGTGCGCCGAGTGGATGTCCGCCCCTTGCCTGcctcccctgcctcccctgcccagccctgcccatcTCCGGGCACTGTCGCCACCTCCAGCCCGGCCCGGCCCCTGGGTTTGCAACGCTCCAAGTCAGACCTGAGCGAGCGCTTCTCCCGGGCAGCAGCTGACCTTGAGcgcttttttaatttttgtggccTGGACCCAGAGGAAGCGCGGGGGCTGGGCGTGGCCCACCTGGCGCGGGCCAGCTCAGACATTGTGTCCCTGGCTGGACCCAGTGCTGGGCCGGGCAGCTCTGAGGAGGGCTGCTCCCGCCGCAGCTCTGTCACTGCTGAGGAACGGGCCCGGGAGCGGGTCCCCTATGGCGTGTCCGTGGTGGAGCGCAACGCGCGTGTGATCAAGTGGCTGTACGGGCTGCGGCAGGCGCGGGAGACCCCGGCGGCCGAGGGCTAG